The sequence ACCGTACTCACATTATACCCTGATGGTGTTGTCCATGGAAAAAAGGCATTTGCCGCCGCCTGTGTATGACCATGAAAACCGGAAAAAGACACACTGCTGCTGTTCCGCACAAACCGATAAGTACTATAAGTACCATTCAGCTTCAGCTCAGCCGTATAAGAAGCACTGCCACTACCTGTTTGCGGATACACAGTATAGTTATAATTAGGCCATGCATTGTTCCCCCAGCGGGCAAACTCAATATCCATCTCATGGTGCCCATCATCTCCGGATTTGTAATTAAACAATCCAAAAACGATATTTCTGTCCAGAGAGTCAACTCTACCTTCTACCTGCCATACATAGGTGCCATACCCCAATGACTGATTGGTATACACTTCTGAACAAAGCCATCTGCCAGTACTGGCATCTTTCCTGATTTTGAGATGGAGAAAGCCATTGCTGTCTACCCATACATTACTGGAACTATTGCTCCAGTAATTGGGGCCCGGGCCTGAGGTGCCGGATTCTGTTCTTACCGTCCAGGTATATCCACTGAACGTAATCGTGGAAGCCGCAGCGCTTGCTCTGGCAGCGGAGGTTTCCGTGGCAGGAGTTGCTGCCTGTTGGGTAGATTCTTTACTACAGCTGGTGAAAGCGATCATTGCTACAGCCAGTGTCATGAATGTGTACTTCATGATGGTTTATTTTGATGAGGAAAAGTGGTTTTTTAATATGGTCTATATAATGACATCGTAGAAATGTGTTACTTTGATGCGAAATCAAGAAATTTTTAACAAATCCCTATCATCATCCATATTAGTTTTGCGCCCTACCCTTTATAACAAATGGAGAAAAAGAAATTGTATCTGCTTCTGGCAGGTTTATTTATGTTCAGGTTGATATACGGTCTATGTGCGGAATTTTGGTTTGCAGATGAACTGCAGATCTACCTGATTGGGTTAAAATCTTACACTACCGGTACGTGGCCTACCTACGGACCAGATGTAGTATATACCCACACTCAGATCCCCGGTGCCCTGCAAGGGCTGCTGGTGAGCCTTCCATTTTACCTCGGAAAGTTGCCGGAACTGCCTACGATTATGTTAAACATCCTGTCGTTTAGTAGCCTATGTCTGCTTGGTTGGTATGTGACTAAAAGGGTGAAAGGCGTGCCGGACTGGCTCGTCTGGATCCTGTGTATGACCACTCCCTGGACTTTGTATTATAGCACCAGGGTGGTCAACCCATCGTATGTACTGGTCTTTTCCATTCCGTTTTTCATTGCCGTACTGGAATTATTACCCATTTATACGGAAAAGCTCATGAAACCCGGCCTGGCATACTTCACGATGGGAATCACGACTACCTTCATCATGCAACTGCATATGTCATGGGTATTGATGGTGCCATATAGCCTGGCGGCGATGGCGTTTACGATGAAGACAGCCAATAAAAAAGTCATTCTTTTCTATATCCTGGGAGGTGTGATCGGGTTACTCACCCTGATACCTACCTGGTTACATCCGGACCCGTTGGCGGGTAAGGTAGGGGAGAATGTGGTGATCAACTGGGGAAATTTCAGCAATATCCTCACGATATTACTACGTTACCTGTCATTTGCCACTTACGAAATCCCTTATGTACTAGGCGATTCTACAGACAAGGATGTGATCTTTCATACCCAATACTGGATGATTCCATTTATCGTATTCCTGTTGGTAATCGGCTTCCTGCAGGTGGGGCTGTTGATTATTGGATTCTTTATAAAGACTGAGAATGAGGAGTGGAAAAAGGTGCGCTGGCTGAATATCTTCTCTTACGGGTTACTGTTTGTGAGCTTTTTCTTTTCAATAAAAGGGCCTTCTTCACACACCTTTTATTTACTGTTGCCACTGCCCATGATCTATTCCTTCTATTGCTATGAATGGCTGATCTCGAAAAAGGCAGTGGCGCTGAAAGTCCTGAGGGTCGTAGTCTATTGTGGCTTCATTTTCCACATTGGATTGGCGATATACAATTACGGGCACAAATCCATTTATAAAGACAGACCTAAAGTATCTGAAGCGCTGGAACGGATGGATTACCGCGTATTGGGTGAGCGACGTTCCGATCAGTTAGGCTATGGTTATTAATGTTGATCCTTATAGCTATAAACAGTGTAAGGATATATTTTCCCGGCAGTATAACGAGCTACCATACTGACTAACAGAATAGGGAAAGTCAGTATGAAGCTGCCTGATAAACGTACTGCCAGGGAAGATGAAGTAAGTGGTGCATGTATGGCGCCGCTTAATACAGCTGCAATACCCAGGATGATAAAGTTGCTTACCACCAGCTGCGTGTGGAAAAACTGGTTACATGTCAGCGCTACCAGTAGCCCCAGCAAAGCACCTATCACAATACTTGGTGCAAATACCCCACCATCACCACCGGCTCCCAGCGTTACTGAAGAGATGATCGGTTTCAGCAAAACAATACCCAGTATCGTGCATGCAAATGTATAGGAGAGGGGAGTGTGACTGGATTGTTCAATCATATCTTTCACACCACTATAGCTGTCGCCAAACAGGTGAGGGAATATAAAAATACTCACACCTACTATCGCAGCTCCCAGACCGATACGCACATATTCATTCTTCATAATTGCAAAGCGGTGCTTGATACCAATTACCGATTTGGTAAAGAATACAGAAATCACCCCTGCAATCACACTCATACCAATCATATAAGGTACCGCCTGCCATGTCCATGGAAATGCACTCAATCCAAACAATGCATGTTCATGAAATAAATGAAGCCAGCCCCATCCGATAAATACGGCAATGCCTGTGCTGATCAATATTGTTTTAGTGACTTTCTTCGCAATTACTTCCAGCGCGAACAGCAACCCTACAAATGGGCTACCGAACAATGCTGTTAAACCACCTGCTACACCCGCACAAATCAATTCTGTTTTATACCTGTTGGCAATGCCAGCTTTTTGCCTGGTCACCGCACCAATTGTAGCTGTAGATACTACTGTGGAAACCTCTACACCGGTAGAACCACCAAAGATGACAGTGAGGAAACCATTGATAAAGTGTGAAGGGATCTTATATGCAGGTAGTTCATTGCGACGGGTATCAATGGTGAGGTAGATCTCTTTAATACCTTTATTTGGTTTCTTCCGGAAAGCATATTTGCGTAGCACATGTATCAACACCAGGCCGATCAATGGAAAGACGATAAATAAGAAGGAGTAAGGTCTGATCGATTCAAAAAAATGGTCTTCGTAATACTCTGTAATATGTTTCAAAACACTAGCCAGAATGGCCGAGAGTAAACCAGCAAAACACGAGGCAATTACCAATTTGTAGTAATTGACCCTTATAATCTTATCGCGCATGAAATTTGATCTTTAAGTCTTAATTGGCGATGCAAAGTTAGGGCATAATGACCTCGTGTCGATAGAATATTTTAAATAGCATTGATAATCATGTAAATATGAAAGCAATATACTGGCTGCTGGCAATTGTTCTCGTCAGCTGTAAAACAACCACTCCGGGTTCAGCAGGACAATTGATACAGGTTGAAGCAGGTCCGTGTTTCGGCTCCTGCCCGGTATTTAAAATGACCATTAACCAGGATCGTTCTGCTACTTACGAAGCGATCCGGTTCAATAAAGATCAGCAGGGAACCTATGGAGCGACTATCAAGGAAGAAGACTTTGTAAAACTGCAGCACCTGCTACAACAAACGAACTATGCAAATCTGCAGGATTCATTCAAACTTCCCATTACAGATATGGCATCTATCACACTGCACATTCCGCACGATGGCAAGGTGAAAAATATATATGATTACGGAAAAAAGGGTACACCTCAACTAGAGGTACTGTATCAGTTTATCACCGACCTTCGGACTACGCAGGACTGGAAATAAAAGGGCGGGTCATTTGAACCCGCCCTTTTCAATAATTTTAATTCAGCACCTTCAACTATTTTAATTCAGCACCCAGGAAGGCTTTCATATCATTCCAGCTGGCAGTATCAGCAGCGGCATTGTATTCAATCGGCATATTGAATTTCTTACCGGTTGCTGTTGCAGCAGGATTAGTAAATGCATGTGTCGCATTTGGATATTCTTTGAACACATATTTCACACCTGCAGAATCCATTTGCTTTTTGAATGTAGCTACTTCTTCAGGAGATACAAATTTGTCCGCACCACCATGGCAGATCAGGGCAGATGCCGTGAACAGGTCTTTAGAGATAGGCAATGAAGTAGCCAGACCTCCGTGGAAACTTACCACACTTTTCAGTGGCGCACCCAGGCGAGCCGCATTCAGTACGCAGCTACCCCCAAAGCAGAAGCCGATAGCAGCAATACGACTTGTATCCACCTGTGAATAAGTCTTTGCTTTTGCTACAGCAGCAGCAATACGCTCATACGCCAATTTAGGATTAGCGTAGAAAGGTGTCGCCCATGCCTTCGCAGAATCAGGATTGTCGGCCAGTTTGCCATTGCCATACATATCCAGACCTACGGCAAAGTAACCCAGCTCTGCCAGGCGCTGTGCTACGTTTTTAACATGGGTATCGAGGCCCCACCATTCCGGTACTATTACGATAACTGGTTTCTTTGTAGCAGTGTCATCATTGAAAGCGATAACACTGTTCAGGGGTATACCATTTGATTCGATGGTAACATCTGTTACCTGTACGGTAGGCGTTTTGGTGCTGTCTTTAGTTTCAGTGGTCGACGAGCCATTGTTACATGCGGTCATGAAGAGCGCAGCTGCCGGTATGGCAAGCAGAGTTCCGAGTGTGAATTTCATCTGATAGTATTTGAGTTGAGTAATTGGAGTTGCAAGGTATGGAATCTCCCTTGTTTATTTGAAGATACCAAAGTAACTTTGCAAAGTTAATTTAATAGTAATATGTTTAATAATCAGGACGAAGAAATTGCTTACGGTATCCGCAATCTGGTGACAATCATGAATAAGCGATTGCGCAAGCAGATGAGCAACCCGGAACAATTATCCATCGCTGAATTCAATGTACTGAGCATCCTCATGATCCAGAAAGAAGCTTTCCCTTCTGAACTGGGTGCACAGCTCAGCATATCCTCCCAATTCATGTCGCAGATACTGAACAGGATGGAAGGACTGAAATACATCTCCAGGAAAAGCGCCCCATCTGATGGTCGCAAAACACTGGTTTCCCTCACCAAACAAGGTAAACAAAAAGTAGAACTATCCCGCAGGGAAAGAGAAGAATGGCTGGCACTCATGGTATCGGAGAAATATACAACGGAAGAAAAGGATGTGATTAAGAAGGCACTGGACCTGCTTTCTGTATTGACAGAATTATGACTACTGGAAATATGCGCTTTTCTGCTTTGCCGCTAAGTGGTGGATACTTTCTGATGGCTGTGCCGACAGCGATGCGGAAGCCTAGCCTGAACCTGTATGATTTTTCACAGATGGAACTGGCTCATGAGCAACAGCTGGAAGGCAGAACGTGCGGAAAAATAGTGGTTTCAATTAAATAATAAACTGCTCCCCGTCATAGAATGGCATCTTCACATATCGTATTTTGTAAAAAAGGACAATTATGACGGAACCATTCAAAGCGTTACAGGTGATAGAAGCCGATGGGAAATTTGTTTTATCTATTGTTGATAAACTCATAGACAATCTGCCTCCGGGCGATGTCATCATAAAGGTTCATTATTCCTCACTGAACTATAAAGATGCCTTATCTGCTACCGGCAACAAAGGCGTGACCAGACAGTTTCCACATACACCGGGAATTGATGCCGCCGGAGAAGTAGTATCGTCTATTGATGAAAACTGGAAACCGGGTGATCAGGTGATTGTAACCGGGTTTGACTTTGGTATGAATACCAGTGGAGGTTTTCAGGAGTATATCCGGGTACCGGCCAAATGGGTCGTACGTTTGCCAAAGGGTTTGACACTGAGAGAAAGCATGATCTATGGTACAGCAGGGTTCACAGCGGCACTGTCCGTACAGGCATTGCTGAAAACAGGTGTACAACCAGCTGATGGTAAGATCGTGGTAACTGGTGCCAGTGGTGGTGTAGGGTCTATTGCCGTAGCCATTCTGAGCAAGTTAGGTTATCAGGTAACTGCTGTAAGCAGCAAGCAGGCAGCGTTCCTGCAATCATTGGGTGCAGTGGAAGTTTTACCTCGTGCGGAGATGGATGATGCCAGTGGAAAGGTGATGCTGAAACCAAGATTTGCAGGTGGTATAGATACCGTAGGTGGCAATGTATTGGCTACAGTGGTGAAGAGTTTGCAATATGGTGGTGCGGTGACTGCCTGTGGTATGGTGAATGGCGGACCATTACCTTTGACTGTATTCCCATTCATACTGAAAGGTGTGCAGTTGTTAGGAATTGATTCAGTAGAATATCCAATTTTCAAAAGGAAAGAAATATGGGAAGTCATGGCTACAAGCTGGAAGCCAGCGCAATTAGCGCAACTGGCAAATGAAATTCCTTTGGAGAAATTAGGTGAGAATATTAACCTGATATTGGCAGGGAAGATACAGGGTAGAACTGTAGTGCGTCTTGCCTAAAAAAGTTAAGAGGCCGTATCTTAAGTAAGATACGGCCTCGTTTTATTCGGATACCTAATGGAGATAGGAAGTCCTTTAAGCACTTCTGAGGAGGTTTATTTATTTTTGATACACGCTCTTCTTAAATTACTGAATCATCAGTTTAGTGCTCATCACTTTCTTTGTTTTAGTGCTTACTTCCACGCTGTAAATACCTGTA is a genomic window of Chitinophaga sp. LS1 containing:
- a CDS encoding dienelactone hydrolase family protein, with the translated sequence MKFTLGTLLAIPAAALFMTACNNGSSTTETKDSTKTPTVQVTDVTIESNGIPLNSVIAFNDDTATKKPVIVIVPEWWGLDTHVKNVAQRLAELGYFAVGLDMYGNGKLADNPDSAKAWATPFYANPKLAYERIAAAVAKAKTYSQVDTSRIAAIGFCFGGSCVLNAARLGAPLKSVVSFHGGLATSLPISKDLFTASALICHGGADKFVSPEEVATFKKQMDSAGVKYVFKEYPNATHAFTNPAATATGKKFNMPIEYNAAADTASWNDMKAFLGAELK
- a CDS encoding glycoside hydrolase family 16 protein; translated protein: MKYTFMTLAVAMIAFTSCSKESTQQAATPATETSAARASAAASTITFSGYTWTVRTESGTSGPGPNYWSNSSSNVWVDSNGFLHLKIRKDASTGRWLCSEVYTNQSLGYGTYVWQVEGRVDSLDRNIVFGLFNYKSGDDGHHEMDIEFARWGNNAWPNYNYTVYPQTGSGSASYTAELKLNGTYSTYRFVRNSSSVSFSGFHGHTQAAANAFFPWTTPSGYNVSTVAMPVHMNLWLFDGNAPSNAKEVELIVHSFTFTAL
- a CDS encoding YhdH/YhfP family quinone oxidoreductase produces the protein MTEPFKALQVIEADGKFVLSIVDKLIDNLPPGDVIIKVHYSSLNYKDALSATGNKGVTRQFPHTPGIDAAGEVVSSIDENWKPGDQVIVTGFDFGMNTSGGFQEYIRVPAKWVVRLPKGLTLRESMIYGTAGFTAALSVQALLKTGVQPADGKIVVTGASGGVGSIAVAILSKLGYQVTAVSSKQAAFLQSLGAVEVLPRAEMDDASGKVMLKPRFAGGIDTVGGNVLATVVKSLQYGGAVTACGMVNGGPLPLTVFPFILKGVQLLGIDSVEYPIFKRKEIWEVMATSWKPAQLAQLANEIPLEKLGENINLILAGKIQGRTVVRLA
- a CDS encoding chloride channel protein — its product is MRDKIIRVNYYKLVIASCFAGLLSAILASVLKHITEYYEDHFFESIRPYSFLFIVFPLIGLVLIHVLRKYAFRKKPNKGIKEIYLTIDTRRNELPAYKIPSHFINGFLTVIFGGSTGVEVSTVVSTATIGAVTRQKAGIANRYKTELICAGVAGGLTALFGSPFVGLLFALEVIAKKVTKTILISTGIAVFIGWGWLHLFHEHALFGLSAFPWTWQAVPYMIGMSVIAGVISVFFTKSVIGIKHRFAIMKNEYVRIGLGAAIVGVSIFIFPHLFGDSYSGVKDMIEQSSHTPLSYTFACTILGIVLLKPIISSVTLGAGGDGGVFAPSIVIGALLGLLVALTCNQFFHTQLVVSNFIILGIAAVLSGAIHAPLTSSSLAVRLSGSFILTFPILLVSMVARYTAGKIYPYTVYSYKDQH
- a CDS encoding MarR family winged helix-turn-helix transcriptional regulator, producing MFNNQDEEIAYGIRNLVTIMNKRLRKQMSNPEQLSIAEFNVLSILMIQKEAFPSELGAQLSISSQFMSQILNRMEGLKYISRKSAPSDGRKTLVSLTKQGKQKVELSRREREEWLALMVSEKYTTEEKDVIKKALDLLSVLTEL
- a CDS encoding DUF6438 domain-containing protein, whose protein sequence is MKAIYWLLAIVLVSCKTTTPGSAGQLIQVEAGPCFGSCPVFKMTINQDRSATYEAIRFNKDQQGTYGATIKEEDFVKLQHLLQQTNYANLQDSFKLPITDMASITLHIPHDGKVKNIYDYGKKGTPQLEVLYQFITDLRTTQDWK